The proteins below are encoded in one region of Diorhabda carinulata isolate Delta chromosome 3, icDioCari1.1, whole genome shotgun sequence:
- the LOC130891339 gene encoding protein AAR2 homolog, which produces MDQLTAKRLLSEGAFFILLDVPEGTEFGIDMKSWNTGEKFRGVKMIPPGIHYIFFSSVSNTGDVAPRIGFFKTFRKSEVLVKKWDKVNECISKEEVSEDEVVRIKENILLLDNFLGPYPYDIHEKWNDLTSCITTSLVEAISPVSGYVQSALELESCSDAERPRGKRKSENNKDCDQSSPKTSRLTENTEHTFLPNLKIKEGTELRLTAFPARTYPENSTPSEVTKHSLDHSYVLDQMISKYTISTEILGEMQICYICFLVGHSLEAFEQWKKLFNLFCSCEIGIKKHIKLYDIFISIAEIHIQEIPEEFIADIVTNSNFAYVKLKQLYRAVKDANVNGQFKTKMGRFIHNLTTKYQWDFDHLDSEDEDEAPVIVEI; this is translated from the coding sequence ATGGATCAACTAACAGCAAAACGATTGCTCAGTGAAGGAgcattttttatcttattagaCGTTCCTGAAGGAACTGAGTTTGGCATAGATATGAAATCTTGGAATACAGGCGAAAAATTTCGAGGGGTAAAAATGATACCCCCAGgtatacattatatatttttcagttcagTTTCGAATACAGGAGATGTAGCTCCAAGAATTGGCTTTTTCAAAACATTCAGGAAGTCGGAAGTTTTAGTTAAAAAGTGGGACAAAGTGAATGAGTGTATAAGTAAAGAAGAAGTATCCGAAGACGAAGTAGtcagaataaaagaaaatatattacttcttgataattttttgggTCCTTATCCGTACGATATACACGAAAAATGGAATGATTTAACTTCGTGTATTACAACTAGCTTAGTAGAGGCAATATCACCAGTATCTGGTTATGTACAATCAGCTTTAGAGCTAGAATCTTGTAGTGATGCAGAGCGACCTAGAGGGAAAAGGAaatcagaaaataataaagattgtGATCAGTCTTCTCCTAAAACATCAAGACTTACAGAAAATACAGAACATACATTTTTAcctaatttgaaaattaaagaaGGTACAGAACTTCGTTTAACTGCATTTCCTGCTAGAACTTACCCTGAAAATTCAACACCTTCTGAAGTAACAAAACATTCTCTAGATCATTCTTATGTACTAGACCAAATGATAAGTAAATACACCATATCTACAGAAATCTTAGGAGAAATGCAAATATGCTATATTTGTTTTCTAGTTGGACATAGTTTAGAAGCTTTTGAACAGTGGAAAAagctttttaatttattctgttCCTGtgaaattggtataaaaaagCACATAAAGTTGTacgatatatttatttctattgccGAGATCCACATACAGGAGATTCCAGAAGAGTTCATAGCAGATATAGTTACAAACAGTAACTTTGCTTATGTAAAACTGAAGCAGTTGTATAGGGCTGTAAAAGATGCCAATGTTAATGGACAATTCAAAACCAAAATGGGAAgatttatacataatttaacCACTAAATATCAGTGGGATTTTGATCACTTGGATTCAGAAGATGAAGATGAGGCTCCTGTTATTGtggaaatttaa
- the LOC130891342 gene encoding nucleoporin Nup37, whose translation MIDLMEANRKNLSEPFYVKQLSEYGQIVCIQFSPFEWSQDVFLIGFKKKILLAHLEITDILSVKIVTEFSHPVRCTTLSISPDTSLVALPSKVVFCAGGSDFKIRVFNSDLSENSTCKVLSGHISYINDCMYDPENNYLASTSDDNTVKIWSTDDYVLKSTFSLTSPGISVCWHRADSCKLLVAEKIGIIRFYNVETETSILSIDYNKPLSCAHWAPSDSDVIASLQLGELLIWNLSKPCLPVQINTLFPENGGCIQFSPQGELIAAVNSLDGSLRIFHVKSQAVKLTAGVTLPTNLCWHYRYPLVCIADDFKLCFWKVTAN comes from the exons atGATTGATTTGATGGAAGCTAATAGAAAAAACTTGAGCGAACCTTTTTATGTAAAACAGTTATCAGAATATGGGCAAATAGTCTGTATTCAATTTTCTCCCTTCGAATGGTCTCAAGATGTGTTCTTAATTGGTTtcaagaagaaaatattgcttGCCCACTTAGAAATAACT gATATTCTTTCAGTAAAAATTGTTACGGAATTTTCACATCCAGTACGATGTACAACGTTAAGTATATCTCCGGATACATCGCTTGTAGCCTTACCAAGTAAAGTTGTGTTTTGTGCTGGAGGCAGTGATTTCAAAATTAGAGTGTTTAATAGTGACCTTTCCGAAAACAGCACCTGTAAA GTACTTAGCGGTCACATAAGTTATATAAACGACTGCATGTATGATCCAGAAAATAACTACTTGGCATCAACTAGTGATGATAACACTGTAAAAATTTGGTCTACAGATGATTATGTTCTGAAATCAACTTTTTCTCTTACATCTCCAG GAATCAGTGTTTGCTGGCATCGTGCTGATAGTTGTAAGCTTTTAGTAgctgaaaaaattggaattataaGATTTTATAATGTAGAAACCGAAACATCCATATTATCCATTGATTATAATAAACCATTATCTTGTGCTCACTGGGCACCATCAGATAGTGATGTAATAGCATCCCTTCAACTTGGTGAATTACTTATATGGAACCTATCGAAACCCtg tttaccAGTTCAGATCAATACGCTATTTCCAGAAAATGGGGGATGTATTCAATTTTCACCTCAAGGGGAGCTTATAGCAGCAGTAAATAGTTTGGATGGTAGTTTGAGAATTTTTCATGTAAAGAGTCAGGCAGTAAAACTAACGGCTGGAGTTACTTTACCAACGAATCTTTGCTGGCATTATAGATATCCATTAGTGTGTATTGCAGATGAttttaaattgtgtttttgGAAAGTTACTGCTAATTAg